The proteins below are encoded in one region of Rhinolophus sinicus isolate RSC01 linkage group LG07, ASM3656204v1, whole genome shotgun sequence:
- the CHUK gene encoding inhibitor of nuclear factor kappa-B kinase subunit alpha isoform X1, translating into MERPPGLRPGAGGPWEMRERLGTGGFGNVCLYQHRELDLKIAIKSCRLELSTKNRERWCHEIQIMKKLNHSNVVKACDVPEELNFLINDVPLLAMEYCSGGDLRKLLNKPENCCGLKESQILSLLSDIGSGIRYLHENKIIHRDLKPENIVLQDVGGKTIHKIIDLGYAKDVDQGSLCTSFVGTLQYLAPELFENKPYTATVDYWSFGTMVFECIAGYRPFLHHLQPFTWHEKIKKKDPKCIFACEEMTGEVRFSSHLPQPNSLCSLIVEPMENWLQLMLNWDPQQRGGPVDPTLKQPRCFVSMDHILNLKIVHILNMTSAKIISFLLPPDESLHSLQSRIERETGINTASQELLSETGISLDPRKPASQCVLDGVRGCDSYMVYLFDKSKTVYEGPFASRSLSDCVNYIVQDSKIQLPIIQLRKVWAEAVHYVSGLKEDYSRLFQGQRAAMLSLLRYNANLTKMKNTLISASQQLKAKLEFFQKSIQLDLERYSEQMTYGISSEKMLKAWKEMEEKAIHYAEVGVIGYLEDQIMSLHTEIMELQKSPYGRRQGDLMESLEQRAIDLYKQLKHRPSDHSYSDSTEMVKVIVHTVQSQDRVLKELFGHLSKLLGCKQKIIDLLPKVEMALSSIKEADNTVMFMQGKRQKEIWHLLKIACTQSSARSLVGSSLEGAVTPPQASAWLPPTSAEREHPLSCVVTPQDGETLAQMIEENLNCLGHLSTIIHKANEEQSSRMMNLDWSWLTE; encoded by the exons ATGGAGCGGCCCCCGGGGCTGCGGCCGGGCGCGGGCGGGCCCTGGGAGATGCGGGAGCGGCTGGGCACCGGCGGCTTCGGGAACGTCTGCCTGTACCAACATCGG GAACTTGATCTCAAAATAGCAATTAAGTCTTGTCGCCTAGAGCTAAGTACCAAAAACAGAGAACGGTGGTGTCATGAAATCCAGATCATGAAAAA GTTGAACCACTCAAATGTTGTAAAGGCCTGTGATGTTCCTGAGGAATTGAATTTTTTGATTAATGATGTGCCTCTTCTagcaatggaatactgttctggaGGAGATCTCCGGAAG ctacTCAACAAACCAGAAAATTGCTGTGGACTTAAAGAAAGCCAGATACTTTCTTTACTGAGTGATATAG gGTCGGGGATTCGATATTtgcatgaaaacaaaattatacatcGTGATCTAAAACCTGAAAACATAGTTCTTCAGGATGTTGGTGGAAAG actatacataaaataattgatCTGGGATATGCCAAAGACGTTGACCAAGGAAGTCTGTGTACCTCTTTTGTGGGAACATTGCAGTATCTG gcccCAGAGCTCTTTGAGAATAAGCCTTACACAGCCACTGTTGATTATTGGAGCTTTGGGACCATGGTGTTTGAATGTATTGCTGGCTATAGGCCTTTTTTGCATCACCTGCAACCATTTACCTG GCATGAGAAAATTAAGAAGAAGGATCCAAAGTGTATATTTGCATGTGAAGAGATGACGGGAGAAGTTCGGTTTAGTAGTCATTTACCTCAACCAAATAGCCTTTGTAG ttTAATTGTAGAACCTATGGAAAACTGGCTACAATTGATGCTGAACTGGGATCCTCAGCAGAGAGGAGGACCTGTTGATCCTACTTTGAAGCAGCCAAGATGTTTTGTATCAATGGATCACATTCTGAATTTGAAG ATAGTACACATCCTAAATATGACTTCTgcgaaaataatttcttttttgttaccACCTGATGAAAGTCTTCATTCACTGCAGTCTCGTATTGAGCGTGAAACTGGAATAAATACTGCTTCTCAAGAGCTTCTTTCAGAGACGGGAATTTCTCTGGATCCTCGGAAACCAGCCTCTCAATGTGTTCTAGATGGAGTA agaGGCTGTGATAGCTATATGGTTTATTTGTTTGATAAAAGTAAGACTGTATATGAAGGACCGTTTGCTTCCAGAAGTTTATCTGACTGTGTAAATTATATTG TACAGGACAGCAAAATACAGCTTCCAATTATACAGCTGCGTAAAGTATGGGCTGAAGCAGTGCACTATGTGTCTGGGCTAAAGGAAGACTACAGCAGGCTCTTTCAGGGACAAAGAGCAGCTAT GCTAAGTCTTCTTAGATATAATGCTAACTTGACAAAAATGAAGAACACTTTGATCTCAGCATCTCAGCAACTGAAAGCTAAACTGGAGTTCTTTCAGAAAAGTATtcagcttgacttggaaagatATAGTGAACAGATGACTTACGGAATAT cctcagaaaaaatgttaaaagcatggaaggaaatggaagaaaaggctATCCATTATGCTGAG GTGGGTGTCATTGGATACCTGGAGGATCAGATCATGTCCCTGCACACTGAAATCATGGAGCTACAGAAGAGCCCCTATGGAAGACGTCAAGGAGACTTGATGGAATCTCT GGAACAGCGTGCCATTGATCTGTATAAACAGTTAAAACATAGACCGTCAG ATCACTCGTACAGCGACAGCACAGAGATGGTGAAGGTCATTGTGCACACTGTGCAGAGTCAGGACCGGGTTCTCAAGGAGCTGTTTGGTCATCTCAG CAAGTTGTTGGGCTGCAAGCAGAAGATTATTGATCTACTGCCCAAGGTGGAAATGGCCCTCAGTAGCATCAAAGAAGCTGACAATACGGTCATGTTTATGcagggaaagaggcagaaagaaataTGGCATCTCCTTAAAATTGCCTGT ACACAGAGTTCAGCCCGGTCCCTGGTAGGATCCAGTCTAGAAGGTGCAGTGACTCCCCCTCAGGCATCAGCATGGCTGCCCCCGACTTCAGCAGAACGTGAACATCCTCTGTCATGTGTGGTAACTCCTCAAGATGG GGAGACTTTGGCACAAATGATAGAAGAAAATTTGAACTGTCTTGGCCATTTAAGCACTATTATTCATAAAGCAAATGAGGAACAGAGCAGTAGAATGATG AATCTTGATTGGAGTTGGTTAACAGAATGA
- the CHUK gene encoding inhibitor of nuclear factor kappa-B kinase subunit alpha isoform X2 codes for MERPPGLRPGAGGPWEMRERLGTGGFGNVCLYQHRELDLKIAIKSCRLELSTKNRERWCHEIQIMKKLNHSNVVKACDVPEELNFLINDVPLLAMEYCSGGDLRKLLNKPENCCGLKESQILSLLSDIGSGIRYLHENKIIHRDLKPENIVLQDVGGKTIHKIIDLGYAKDVDQGSLCTSFVGTLQYLAPELFENKPYTATVDYWSFGTMVFECIAGYRPFLHHLQPFTWHEKIKKKDPKCIFACEEMTGEVRFSSHLPQPNSLCSLIVEPMENWLQLMLNWDPQQRGGPVDPTLKQPRCFVSMDHILNLKIVHILNMTSAKIISFLLPPDESLHSLQSRIERETGINTASQELLSETGISLDPRKPASQCVLDGVRGCDSYMVYLFDKSKTVYEGPFASRSLSDCVNYIVQDSKIQLPIIQLRKVWAEAVHYVSGLKEDYSRLFQGQRAAMLSLLRYNANLTKMKNTLISASQQLKAKLEFFQKSIQLDLERYSEQMTYGISSEKMLKAWKEMEEKAIHYAEVGVIGYLEDQIMSLHTEIMELQKSPYGRRQGDLMESLEQRAIDLYKQLKHRPSDHSYSDSTEMVKVIVHTVQSQDRVLKELFGHLSKLLGCKQKIIDLLPKVEMALSSIKEADNTVMFMQGKRQKEIWHLLKIACTQSSARSLVGSSLEGAVTPPQASAWLPPTSAEREHPLSCVGDFGTNDRRKFELSWPFKHYYS; via the exons ATGGAGCGGCCCCCGGGGCTGCGGCCGGGCGCGGGCGGGCCCTGGGAGATGCGGGAGCGGCTGGGCACCGGCGGCTTCGGGAACGTCTGCCTGTACCAACATCGG GAACTTGATCTCAAAATAGCAATTAAGTCTTGTCGCCTAGAGCTAAGTACCAAAAACAGAGAACGGTGGTGTCATGAAATCCAGATCATGAAAAA GTTGAACCACTCAAATGTTGTAAAGGCCTGTGATGTTCCTGAGGAATTGAATTTTTTGATTAATGATGTGCCTCTTCTagcaatggaatactgttctggaGGAGATCTCCGGAAG ctacTCAACAAACCAGAAAATTGCTGTGGACTTAAAGAAAGCCAGATACTTTCTTTACTGAGTGATATAG gGTCGGGGATTCGATATTtgcatgaaaacaaaattatacatcGTGATCTAAAACCTGAAAACATAGTTCTTCAGGATGTTGGTGGAAAG actatacataaaataattgatCTGGGATATGCCAAAGACGTTGACCAAGGAAGTCTGTGTACCTCTTTTGTGGGAACATTGCAGTATCTG gcccCAGAGCTCTTTGAGAATAAGCCTTACACAGCCACTGTTGATTATTGGAGCTTTGGGACCATGGTGTTTGAATGTATTGCTGGCTATAGGCCTTTTTTGCATCACCTGCAACCATTTACCTG GCATGAGAAAATTAAGAAGAAGGATCCAAAGTGTATATTTGCATGTGAAGAGATGACGGGAGAAGTTCGGTTTAGTAGTCATTTACCTCAACCAAATAGCCTTTGTAG ttTAATTGTAGAACCTATGGAAAACTGGCTACAATTGATGCTGAACTGGGATCCTCAGCAGAGAGGAGGACCTGTTGATCCTACTTTGAAGCAGCCAAGATGTTTTGTATCAATGGATCACATTCTGAATTTGAAG ATAGTACACATCCTAAATATGACTTCTgcgaaaataatttcttttttgttaccACCTGATGAAAGTCTTCATTCACTGCAGTCTCGTATTGAGCGTGAAACTGGAATAAATACTGCTTCTCAAGAGCTTCTTTCAGAGACGGGAATTTCTCTGGATCCTCGGAAACCAGCCTCTCAATGTGTTCTAGATGGAGTA agaGGCTGTGATAGCTATATGGTTTATTTGTTTGATAAAAGTAAGACTGTATATGAAGGACCGTTTGCTTCCAGAAGTTTATCTGACTGTGTAAATTATATTG TACAGGACAGCAAAATACAGCTTCCAATTATACAGCTGCGTAAAGTATGGGCTGAAGCAGTGCACTATGTGTCTGGGCTAAAGGAAGACTACAGCAGGCTCTTTCAGGGACAAAGAGCAGCTAT GCTAAGTCTTCTTAGATATAATGCTAACTTGACAAAAATGAAGAACACTTTGATCTCAGCATCTCAGCAACTGAAAGCTAAACTGGAGTTCTTTCAGAAAAGTATtcagcttgacttggaaagatATAGTGAACAGATGACTTACGGAATAT cctcagaaaaaatgttaaaagcatggaaggaaatggaagaaaaggctATCCATTATGCTGAG GTGGGTGTCATTGGATACCTGGAGGATCAGATCATGTCCCTGCACACTGAAATCATGGAGCTACAGAAGAGCCCCTATGGAAGACGTCAAGGAGACTTGATGGAATCTCT GGAACAGCGTGCCATTGATCTGTATAAACAGTTAAAACATAGACCGTCAG ATCACTCGTACAGCGACAGCACAGAGATGGTGAAGGTCATTGTGCACACTGTGCAGAGTCAGGACCGGGTTCTCAAGGAGCTGTTTGGTCATCTCAG CAAGTTGTTGGGCTGCAAGCAGAAGATTATTGATCTACTGCCCAAGGTGGAAATGGCCCTCAGTAGCATCAAAGAAGCTGACAATACGGTCATGTTTATGcagggaaagaggcagaaagaaataTGGCATCTCCTTAAAATTGCCTGT ACACAGAGTTCAGCCCGGTCCCTGGTAGGATCCAGTCTAGAAGGTGCAGTGACTCCCCCTCAGGCATCAGCATGGCTGCCCCCGACTTCAGCAGAACGTGAACATCCTCTGTCATGTGTG GGAGACTTTGGCACAAATGATAGAAGAAAATTTGAACTGTCTTGGCCATTTAAGCACTATTATTCATAA
- the CHUK gene encoding inhibitor of nuclear factor kappa-B kinase subunit alpha isoform X3 — translation MEYCSGGDLRKLLNKPENCCGLKESQILSLLSDIGSGIRYLHENKIIHRDLKPENIVLQDVGGKTIHKIIDLGYAKDVDQGSLCTSFVGTLQYLAPELFENKPYTATVDYWSFGTMVFECIAGYRPFLHHLQPFTWHEKIKKKDPKCIFACEEMTGEVRFSSHLPQPNSLCSLIVEPMENWLQLMLNWDPQQRGGPVDPTLKQPRCFVSMDHILNLKIVHILNMTSAKIISFLLPPDESLHSLQSRIERETGINTASQELLSETGISLDPRKPASQCVLDGVRGCDSYMVYLFDKSKTVYEGPFASRSLSDCVNYIVQDSKIQLPIIQLRKVWAEAVHYVSGLKEDYSRLFQGQRAAMLSLLRYNANLTKMKNTLISASQQLKAKLEFFQKSIQLDLERYSEQMTYGISSEKMLKAWKEMEEKAIHYAEVGVIGYLEDQIMSLHTEIMELQKSPYGRRQGDLMESLEQRAIDLYKQLKHRPSDHSYSDSTEMVKVIVHTVQSQDRVLKELFGHLSKLLGCKQKIIDLLPKVEMALSSIKEADNTVMFMQGKRQKEIWHLLKIACTQSSARSLVGSSLEGAVTPPQASAWLPPTSAEREHPLSCVVTPQDGETLAQMIEENLNCLGHLSTIIHKANEEQSSRMMNLDWSWLTE, via the exons atggaatactgttctggaGGAGATCTCCGGAAG ctacTCAACAAACCAGAAAATTGCTGTGGACTTAAAGAAAGCCAGATACTTTCTTTACTGAGTGATATAG gGTCGGGGATTCGATATTtgcatgaaaacaaaattatacatcGTGATCTAAAACCTGAAAACATAGTTCTTCAGGATGTTGGTGGAAAG actatacataaaataattgatCTGGGATATGCCAAAGACGTTGACCAAGGAAGTCTGTGTACCTCTTTTGTGGGAACATTGCAGTATCTG gcccCAGAGCTCTTTGAGAATAAGCCTTACACAGCCACTGTTGATTATTGGAGCTTTGGGACCATGGTGTTTGAATGTATTGCTGGCTATAGGCCTTTTTTGCATCACCTGCAACCATTTACCTG GCATGAGAAAATTAAGAAGAAGGATCCAAAGTGTATATTTGCATGTGAAGAGATGACGGGAGAAGTTCGGTTTAGTAGTCATTTACCTCAACCAAATAGCCTTTGTAG ttTAATTGTAGAACCTATGGAAAACTGGCTACAATTGATGCTGAACTGGGATCCTCAGCAGAGAGGAGGACCTGTTGATCCTACTTTGAAGCAGCCAAGATGTTTTGTATCAATGGATCACATTCTGAATTTGAAG ATAGTACACATCCTAAATATGACTTCTgcgaaaataatttcttttttgttaccACCTGATGAAAGTCTTCATTCACTGCAGTCTCGTATTGAGCGTGAAACTGGAATAAATACTGCTTCTCAAGAGCTTCTTTCAGAGACGGGAATTTCTCTGGATCCTCGGAAACCAGCCTCTCAATGTGTTCTAGATGGAGTA agaGGCTGTGATAGCTATATGGTTTATTTGTTTGATAAAAGTAAGACTGTATATGAAGGACCGTTTGCTTCCAGAAGTTTATCTGACTGTGTAAATTATATTG TACAGGACAGCAAAATACAGCTTCCAATTATACAGCTGCGTAAAGTATGGGCTGAAGCAGTGCACTATGTGTCTGGGCTAAAGGAAGACTACAGCAGGCTCTTTCAGGGACAAAGAGCAGCTAT GCTAAGTCTTCTTAGATATAATGCTAACTTGACAAAAATGAAGAACACTTTGATCTCAGCATCTCAGCAACTGAAAGCTAAACTGGAGTTCTTTCAGAAAAGTATtcagcttgacttggaaagatATAGTGAACAGATGACTTACGGAATAT cctcagaaaaaatgttaaaagcatggaaggaaatggaagaaaaggctATCCATTATGCTGAG GTGGGTGTCATTGGATACCTGGAGGATCAGATCATGTCCCTGCACACTGAAATCATGGAGCTACAGAAGAGCCCCTATGGAAGACGTCAAGGAGACTTGATGGAATCTCT GGAACAGCGTGCCATTGATCTGTATAAACAGTTAAAACATAGACCGTCAG ATCACTCGTACAGCGACAGCACAGAGATGGTGAAGGTCATTGTGCACACTGTGCAGAGTCAGGACCGGGTTCTCAAGGAGCTGTTTGGTCATCTCAG CAAGTTGTTGGGCTGCAAGCAGAAGATTATTGATCTACTGCCCAAGGTGGAAATGGCCCTCAGTAGCATCAAAGAAGCTGACAATACGGTCATGTTTATGcagggaaagaggcagaaagaaataTGGCATCTCCTTAAAATTGCCTGT ACACAGAGTTCAGCCCGGTCCCTGGTAGGATCCAGTCTAGAAGGTGCAGTGACTCCCCCTCAGGCATCAGCATGGCTGCCCCCGACTTCAGCAGAACGTGAACATCCTCTGTCATGTGTGGTAACTCCTCAAGATGG GGAGACTTTGGCACAAATGATAGAAGAAAATTTGAACTGTCTTGGCCATTTAAGCACTATTATTCATAAAGCAAATGAGGAACAGAGCAGTAGAATGATG AATCTTGATTGGAGTTGGTTAACAGAATGA